The genomic region TGCTCGGGCGTCGCGCCCTTCTGCGGCCCGAAGACCCGGGCCACGCCCCGTTCGCCGCACAGCACGTTGTACGGGTTGCAGGCGACGAGCAGCTCCACGTCCGCCAGCCGTGCGTCCAGGCCCCTCGGGTCGACGCGGTGCAGCCGGGTCAGCTCCCGGCCGCCGACGGGGAGTTCCTCGCCCTGTTCGTCCAGCAGCCGGGCCCCGAGCGCCTGGAGCGCGCCCGCGCCGCCGTCGGAGGTGCCCGAGTCGCCGCAGCCGACGAGGATCCGCCGGACGCCCCGGTCGAGCGCGGAGCGGATCAGCTCGCCGACGCCGTAGGTGGTGGTGGCGCCCGGGTCGCGCAGGTCGCGCGGGACGAGGGAGAGACCCGCGACCGCCGCCATCTCCACCACGGAGGTGTCGCCGTCGCCCAGGAGGGCGAAGTGGGCGGCGATGGTCTCCCCGACCGGGCCGGTCGCGGGCACGGTGACGACCTTGCCCGCGGTCGCGGCGGCCAGGGCGACGGCCGTGCCCTCACCGCCGTCCACCAGCGGGACGAGGTCGAGCTCGGCGTCGGGCAGGACACGGCGTACGCCGGCCGCGATGGCGTCGGCGGCGGCCTCCGCGGACAGGGACTCCTTGAAGCCGCTGGGGGCTACGACGACACGGTTCAGCATGGAGGGCTCCTTAACGGGTGACGGACACGCCGAGCAGCGGCCACACCGCGACGGCGAAGAGCAGGACGAGAGCGGCGGTCAGGGGGGCCAGGAAGGCGGACAGCCGCAGCAGGTCGCGCGGGGCGTAGGTGGGGGTGCCGGGGAGCTGCGAGAAGAGCGTGACCGGCTTGGCGGAGGCGGGCAGCGTGTGGCAGAAGCCGGCGGCGGCGGTGGAGGCGAGCGCGGCGGTGACCGGGTTGACCCCGACGCCGACGGAGGCGGCCACGACGAGCGGGACCAGGACCGAGGAGCGGGCCGAGCGGGACTGGAGGACCAGGTGGGCCGCCGTGCTGACGGCGACCACGATCGCCAGGAACACCACCGGGGCCTCGTTCGTCGGCAGCCCGGAGACCAGCCACTTCGCCGCTCCGGAGTCGGCGAGCGCGACACCCATCGCCATCGTCGCCGCCATGAACAGCAGCAGCGACCAGGGGACGGTCTTCAGCGCGTCCTTCAGGCGTACGGTGCCCAGGGCGGGCGAGGAGGCCACGACCGCGCCGATCAGCGCCACGATCGCGGGCGGCAGGCGGTGCAGCGGCTCGCTGCACCACAGCAGCACGACCGTGGCGAGCAGCAGGGCACAGCGCTTCTCGGCCGACGTCCAGGGGCCGGCGACCGCCTGCTCACTGTGCTGCTGGATCTGCTCGGCGGTGATGTGCACGGCTCCGCGCCGGTCCTCGCGGCGGGTCATGGTCAGCAGCACCAGCTCGGCGGCCAGATGGGACGACACCACGGCCAGTGGAAGGCCCAGCAGCAGCCACTCGGTGAAGCCGATGTGCTCCCCGGTCGCCTCGAACAGCACCGACACGGTGATCAGATGCGCGCCCGCCCCGATCAGGGTCGCCACCGCCGACAGCAGGATCACCGTCGGGAACAGCAGCGCCAGCATCACGACCAGTCGTTTCCGGTCGGCGAGGACCTTGGCGAGGGCCAGGAACACCGGCAGTGCGAGCGCCGCCCGGCCGGAGGTGGCCGGGACCGCGAACGCCGTGACGACCAGGGCGGCCGTCGTCAGGTGCACGAGTTGCCGCACGGTGCGCGCGCCGCTGACCAGGAAGACCGCCGCCCGGCCGGCGAGCCCGGTCCGGGCGACCGCCGCCGCCAGCACGAACGCGCAGATCAGCAGCCACACCGTGGAGTCACCGAGGGTGCCGAACAGGGTGTCGTTGCTGATCACACCCGTCACCGTGAGGGCCAGCGCGGCACCCAGCGCGATGTACGTGTCGTCGATCGACGTCCCGATCCACGCACAGGTCGCCAGGACGAACACGACGAGGGTGAAGCGGGCGTCGCCGCCGAGCCCCGGGAAGTTCGAGGGGACCGCCAGCAGGGCGCACAGCGACAGCGCCACGCACAGGGCGGTGAGAGCTCGTGGGTTCCATGTCACGTCATCGAGGGTTCATCCGGGCGGTGAGCCGTCGATGAGCCGAACATGAAAGGAACTTCACCCGGTGGGGAGCCGGTACCCCATCCCGCGCACGGTCTCCACCCGCTCCGCGCCCAGCTTCTTGCGCAGCGTCCGGACGTAGACGTCCACGATGTTGGAACCGGGGTCGAAGTCGTAGCCCCACACGTGGGACAGGATCTGCTCGCGGGACAGCACCTGTCCCGGATGCCGCAGGAACAGCTCCAGCAGCACGAACTCACGTGCCGTCAGGTCGACGGTCCGCTCCTCGGCCCTGGCCCGCCGGGTGCGCAGGTCCAGGCTCAGCGAGCCGGCCCTCAGCACGGTGACCTCAGGCGCCCGGGCCGCCGTACGCAGCCTCAGGCGCACCCGGGCGAGCAGTTCCTCGAAGCGGAACGGCTTGGTCATCCAGTCGTCGGCGCCGCCCTCCAGTCCGGCCACCGCGTCCCGTACGGAGTCCCGGGCGGTCAGCACGATCACCGGGGTGGTCACCCGCGCCTCACGCAGCTCGCGCAGGATCGTGAAGCCGTCGCGGCCGGGCAGGTTGATGTCCAGGACGACGAGGTCGAAGCCGCCGGTCAGGGCGTACTCGTAGCCGGCGTCGCCGTCGGTGACGACGGTCGTGGTGAATCCGTTCGAGCGCAGGCCCTTCTCGACGAAGGAGGCGATGCGCTCCTCGTCCTCGACGATGAGGATGCGGTTCACGTGGGATGGCCTTCCGGTACCTGGGGAGCGGGCAGGACGAGGGTGAAGGTGGCGCCGCCGCCGGGGGAGCCGGACAGCCGTACCCGCCCGTGGTGGCCCTCGGCGATGGCCTTGACGATGGCGAGCCCGAGTCCGGCGCCGGAGCCGCGTGTTCCGCGCCGGGAGGTGGCCCGCCGGAAGCGTTCGAAGATGATCTCGGCGTCCTGCGGCGGGACACCGGGGCCCGAGTCGGCGACGTACAGCTCCAGGTGCGGGCCGGCGATCCGGGAGCCGATGCGGATGGCCTGGCCGGGCGTGGTGTGCTGCACGGCGTTCTGCGCGAGCTGCACCATGGCCTGGGTGATTCGCTGGAAGTCCAGTTCGGCTTCCACGTCGGCGACTTCGGCGAGCCGCCAGTCGCGCTCGCCCAGGGTGCGGGCCTTGACGAAGACGTCGGCGGTGAGTTCGGCGACCTGGGCCGGCTCGTGGACGACGAAGTCGGGCCGTTCGGTCTTGGCGAGCACCAGCAGGTCCTCGACGATGCGGCTCATCCGCTCGAGTTCGTCGGTGACCAGCCGGACCGTCTCCTCGCGTTCCGCCGGGTCGTCGCCCATGACCTCCAGATGGCCCCGCACGATGGTGATCGGGGTGCGCAGCTCGTGGCCCGCGTCGTCGACGAACTCGCGCTGCGCGGCGAAGGCCCGGTCCAGCCGGTCGAGCATGCCGTTGAACGTCTCGGCGAGAGCCGCTATGTCGTCGTTGCCGTGCACCGGGATCCTCCGGGTGAGGTCCTGCTCGGTGATCTCTGCCGCGGCGGTGCGCACCAGTCGGACCGGCCTGAGGATGCGTCCGGCGACCACCCAGGCGATGCCCGTGGTGAGCAGCAGGGCGACGCCGGAGATGATGAGCAGGGTGCGGAACACCGTGTTCACCCACTCCCGCTCACGCTCCGGGTGGATGGCCACGACGAACGCGGCGTCCGGCTCGGCTCCCGCGCGGGCCACGGTGACCTTGGCCCACCGGATCTCGCCCTGCGGCCGGTGCAGGGTGCCGGTGGAGTCGGGCGAGTCGAAGATGCGGCGTCTGGCCTCGGCGTCCCGGTAGAGGGGCAGCCCGGCGCCGACACCGCCCTGCTGCCGGATCTGGGCGAGAGCGCCGTCCGTCCCGCGCACCAGGCCGATCAGTTCCTCGTCGGCATCGGGGTTCTGCTGCTGCAGGAAGACGGTCAGCAGGCGGTCCGCACTGGCGAACGGACGGCCCGTCTCCGGGTCCTTGCCCCGCTCCTCGAAGCCGGCGAACTCCCCGGCCTCCTGGGTGAGCAGGCGGTTGATCCGGTTGTCCATGTCCCGCATCAGCAGGGAGCGGGTGGTCGTCGTGACCTCGACGAGGGCGACCGCCATGACGAGCAGCAACCACAGCAGGATGCGGACCCGGGCGGTGATCCGCCGGCGGGCCGGGTCAGTTGGTGTCGCCGGTGCCGTCGTCGTCCGGCCCGTCGTCTCCGGCGCCCTGGCCGTGGTCGTCGTCATCGTCATCCATCGTGGGACTGTCGGTCACCGGCTGCCGCGGCACGACCTCGTCGTCCGGGGACGGGTCGGGCGTCGGTTCGGGCTCGGGTGTGGGCGTGGGCTCGGGCGTGGGGGAGCCGCTGTCCAGCACCACCTCGGACGGGACCTTCGGCGGCTCGGGGCTGTCGGAGAGCGCGAAGCTGGTCGCCGCGATGCCCAGCGGGATCAGAACGACGGCGGACAGGGCCGCCATACGACGTGTGAAAGCCATGTGCCCGATCTTTGGCCGGGAACACGGCGAGAAGGATGAGGGCCGGATGAAGAACTCTTCATCCGGCGTCCGGCATCCGATCAGAAGCGGGCCTTCAGTTGTCCAGCCCGATCGAGAACGCCGCTTCCAGATCGTGCTGCGAGTAGGTACGGAACGCCACGTGCGTGTCGGTCCCCTCCACTCCGGGGATCTTGCTGATCCGGCCGGGGATGACCTCCGCCAGGTCCTCGTGGTCCTTCACCCGGACCATCGCGATCAGGTCGTAGGTGCCGGTGACGGAGAAGACCTCGCTGACGTTGTCCAGCGCGGCGATCGACTCCGCGATCTCGGGGATCCGGTCCACGCTGGTCTTGATGAGGACGATCGCGGTGATCACGGCTGGTTCTCTCCCTCGGGGGCCGGAGCAGGGGCGGCCTTCACTCTAGTAGGGCTGGTCGGGCGGCCGTAGCGGACCGAGGCGTAGCCGAAGCCGAGGCCGAAGCCCACCAGGTGCGCGAGGTAGGCCACGCCCGGCCCGTCCGAGGCCCGTCCCGCCGCCAGCCACTGGAGCGCCGCCCAGAACGGCAGCACGACCCAGGCCGGGAAGCGCACCGGCAGGAAGAAGAGGAACGGCAGGAGACTGGTCACCCTGGCCCGGGGGAACAGGTAGAGGAACGCACCGAGGACCGCCGAGATCGCCCCCGAGGCACCGACCAGGGACTGCTCGGAGTCCGCGTTGGCGACGGCGTAGCCCAGCAGGGCCAGGTAGCCGCAGCCGACGTAGAACAGGATGAACTGCACCCGGCCCATCCGTTCCTCGGTCATCGCCCCGAAGACGTAGAGGAAGAGCATGTTGCCGAGCAGGTGCACCCAGCTGCCGTGGACGAAGAGGGCCGTCGCGGGGGTGAGGGCCGATCCGGCGGACCCCTCGAACAGTTCTGCGGGGATCACGCCCCAGCGCCGGAAATAGGCCCGCTGCGCGGCGAGCAGCTCGTCGCCCGTGCCGTACGCCGGGCCGAGGCCCGAGGCGGGGCCGACCAGGAAGACCGCGCAGCACAGGGCGATCAGTGAGTACGTCATCGGCGCCGACGAGCCCCGGACCGATCTGCCGGCCCGCACGATCGACGCCCTCCACTTGCTGATCATGGACACAGAGCATGACGTAACCGGACGCAACCGTACGGACCGCCTCGCCGCCGTGGACGCGTGGGCGGCGACGACCCGCCAGGCCGTAGGGTTACGAGCCACACGCACCGGGGATGCCGGTGGCGTCACGGACACTAGAAGGAAAGAGAACAGGTCACGATGACGGTTCCCCTGCCGACCGCCTCCACGCGGTGGCGCTGCACCCTCTGCGGCAACCTCACGAGGTTCGACGTGACCCGCTCGTCGAAGGTCGTCGAGTACGTCCACCTCGACCTGGCCGGAGAGCCGAAGGTCGAGGAGCGCGAGGTGCTCAGTGAGACCATCGAGTCGGTGCGCTGCCGCTGGTGCAACGCGGTGGACCAGGTGGAACTCGTGGACAGGCCGGGTGCCGGCTCCTGAGGGGAGCTGGCCCCGCACAGGCATTGGGGTGTGACGGATGGTGGAGACCACAGGCGGGGGGCCGGGCGACGGCGCCGCTGAGGTGCTCGACCGTCCGCTGCCCGACGGCGTGCGCCGCAGGGTCGTCCAGATCGTCTCCGACGGCTTCGGTTCGCTGACGGTCGGCGAGCTGCCCGCGCAGCTCAGGCAGTACGCCCGGTTCGCCCCGAACCGCCGCGCCAAGTTCGCCGGCAACGCCATGGCCGCGGCGCTGGAGACCGACCCGCTGTTCCGGCAGCGCATCGGGGAGAAGCTCAGAGAGACCCAGCCGGAACTGACCGGCGCCCTCGACTCAGGTTCCCC from Streptomyces chartreusis NRRL 3882 harbors:
- a CDS encoding glycerate kinase, whose product is MLNRVVVAPSGFKESLSAEAAADAIAAGVRRVLPDAELDLVPLVDGGEGTAVALAAATAGKVVTVPATGPVGETIAAHFALLGDGDTSVVEMAAVAGLSLVPRDLRDPGATTTYGVGELIRSALDRGVRRILVGCGDSGTSDGGAGALQALGARLLDEQGEELPVGGRELTRLHRVDPRGLDARLADVELLVACNPYNVLCGERGVARVFGPQKGATPEQVEQLSAGLENWAFVLTRDVAVPDTNLRYGPGTGASGGLGAGLAALGARLLPRFDVLLDHLDLDARLARADLVVTAEGALDHQTPRGKVPAEVARRAKLHGRPVLALAGTLGEGAHQVPGVDACHGILPAPMELAEALLRASELLTDATERALRMIVLGTRLPVVSEASQAVQADLSGTQRPSSVR
- a CDS encoding Lrp/AsnC family transcriptional regulator; amino-acid sequence: MITAIVLIKTSVDRIPEIAESIAALDNVSEVFSVTGTYDLIAMVRVKDHEDLAEVIPGRISKIPGVEGTDTHVAFRTYSQHDLEAAFSIGLDN
- a CDS encoding response regulator transcription factor, which gives rise to MNRILIVEDEERIASFVEKGLRSNGFTTTVVTDGDAGYEYALTGGFDLVVLDINLPGRDGFTILRELREARVTTPVIVLTARDSVRDAVAGLEGGADDWMTKPFRFEELLARVRLRLRTAARAPEVTVLRAGSLSLDLRTRRARAEERTVDLTAREFVLLELFLRHPGQVLSREQILSHVWGYDFDPGSNIVDVYVRTLRKKLGAERVETVRGMGYRLPTG
- a CDS encoding sensor histidine kinase, which translates into the protein MTTTTARAPETTGRTTTAPATPTDPARRRITARVRILLWLLLVMAVALVEVTTTTRSLLMRDMDNRINRLLTQEAGEFAGFEERGKDPETGRPFASADRLLTVFLQQQNPDADEELIGLVRGTDGALAQIRQQGGVGAGLPLYRDAEARRRIFDSPDSTGTLHRPQGEIRWAKVTVARAGAEPDAAFVVAIHPEREREWVNTVFRTLLIISGVALLLTTGIAWVVAGRILRPVRLVRTAAAEITEQDLTRRIPVHGNDDIAALAETFNGMLDRLDRAFAAQREFVDDAGHELRTPITIVRGHLEVMGDDPAEREETVRLVTDELERMSRIVEDLLVLAKTERPDFVVHEPAQVAELTADVFVKARTLGERDWRLAEVADVEAELDFQRITQAMVQLAQNAVQHTTPGQAIRIGSRIAGPHLELYVADSGPGVPPQDAEIIFERFRRATSRRGTRGSGAGLGLAIVKAIAEGHHGRVRLSGSPGGGATFTLVLPAPQVPEGHPT
- a CDS encoding rhomboid family intramembrane serine protease, translated to MISKWRASIVRAGRSVRGSSAPMTYSLIALCCAVFLVGPASGLGPAYGTGDELLAAQRAYFRRWGVIPAELFEGSAGSALTPATALFVHGSWVHLLGNMLFLYVFGAMTEERMGRVQFILFYVGCGYLALLGYAVANADSEQSLVGASGAISAVLGAFLYLFPRARVTSLLPFLFFLPVRFPAWVVLPFWAALQWLAAGRASDGPGVAYLAHLVGFGLGFGYASVRYGRPTSPTRVKAAPAPAPEGENQP
- a CDS encoding SLC13 family permease yields the protein MTWNPRALTALCVALSLCALLAVPSNFPGLGGDARFTLVVFVLATCAWIGTSIDDTYIALGAALALTVTGVISNDTLFGTLGDSTVWLLICAFVLAAAVARTGLAGRAAVFLVSGARTVRQLVHLTTAALVVTAFAVPATSGRAALALPVFLALAKVLADRKRLVVMLALLFPTVILLSAVATLIGAGAHLITVSVLFEATGEHIGFTEWLLLGLPLAVVSSHLAAELVLLTMTRREDRRGAVHITAEQIQQHSEQAVAGPWTSAEKRCALLLATVVLLWCSEPLHRLPPAIVALIGAVVASSPALGTVRLKDALKTVPWSLLLFMAATMAMGVALADSGAAKWLVSGLPTNEAPVVFLAIVVAVSTAAHLVLQSRSARSSVLVPLVVAASVGVGVNPVTAALASTAAAGFCHTLPASAKPVTLFSQLPGTPTYAPRDLLRLSAFLAPLTAALVLLFAVAVWPLLGVSVTR